From the Cryptosporangium phraense genome, one window contains:
- a CDS encoding PucR family transcriptional regulator has protein sequence MSPEMPGTKSDEPERPDDWWREQLSNLYGLFVVSMMMFDGRDPDDILRLATTSLPALCACTLDSVYLRVEEVLAPAHGDRPDPVLVEALVSLDGHSGPIPAADGGWRWAMALGSPAELLGYLVVCSADAPSADEFFLVKALAQQTSGALASARLHQREREQSAALLALNTELQTLNGRLSTTVARLEKQTEVLERLSEATASGAGEAGIVLALHELTGLPAVVEDRFGNLLAWAGPDRPDPYPKAVAHRREGLLRQAAAVPHPIRVQSRVISLAKPRQEVLGVVALVDPRHAAGDQEVFALEYATTVLALELSHQRSLAEAELRLRRDLVDDLIAGTDEHSAYARADALGHDLRGPHHVVVVKWSRTQTDDAVASAAAGTVGALQLPSLISRRAGSVVLLAHGSLDGDGLHRALAEKLGGTAGAIGIGGRCRGPTDVPRSYSEAVRAADVRRDSRSPDGVTSYDQLGLYRILDTGAGSGAVEEFVQEWLGELLAYDHRKNTDLVHTLSQYLECGGNYDETAAALLIHRSTLRYRLGRIRKIGGHDLNDVDDRLNLHVATRAWQVLQRPE, from the coding sequence ATGTCGCCCGAAATGCCCGGCACGAAATCCGACGAGCCGGAACGCCCGGACGACTGGTGGCGGGAGCAGCTGTCGAACCTCTACGGCCTGTTCGTGGTCTCGATGATGATGTTCGACGGGCGCGATCCCGACGACATCCTCCGCCTGGCCACCACGTCCCTGCCCGCGCTGTGCGCGTGCACCCTCGACTCGGTGTACCTGCGGGTCGAGGAGGTGCTGGCCCCCGCGCACGGCGACCGGCCCGATCCGGTCCTGGTGGAAGCCCTGGTGAGCCTGGACGGCCACAGCGGGCCGATCCCGGCCGCGGACGGCGGGTGGCGCTGGGCGATGGCGCTGGGAAGCCCGGCCGAGCTGCTCGGCTATCTCGTCGTCTGCTCCGCCGACGCCCCGTCCGCCGACGAGTTCTTCCTGGTGAAAGCGCTCGCCCAGCAGACGTCCGGCGCGCTGGCGAGCGCGCGGCTGCATCAGCGTGAACGCGAGCAGTCGGCGGCGCTGCTGGCGCTGAACACCGAGCTGCAGACGCTCAACGGCCGGCTCTCGACCACGGTCGCCCGTCTGGAGAAACAGACCGAGGTGCTGGAGCGGCTCAGCGAGGCCACCGCGTCCGGCGCGGGCGAGGCCGGGATCGTCCTCGCCCTGCACGAGCTGACCGGCCTGCCCGCGGTCGTGGAGGACCGGTTCGGCAACCTGCTGGCCTGGGCCGGCCCGGACCGGCCCGACCCCTATCCCAAGGCGGTCGCGCACCGGCGGGAGGGGCTGCTCCGGCAGGCGGCCGCGGTGCCGCATCCGATCCGCGTGCAGTCCCGGGTGATCTCGCTGGCCAAGCCGCGGCAGGAGGTGCTCGGCGTGGTCGCGCTCGTCGATCCGCGCCACGCGGCCGGTGACCAGGAGGTGTTCGCGCTGGAGTACGCGACCACGGTCCTGGCCCTGGAGCTGTCGCACCAGCGCAGCCTGGCCGAGGCCGAGCTGCGGCTACGCCGTGACCTGGTCGACGACCTGATCGCGGGCACCGACGAGCACAGCGCCTATGCCCGGGCCGACGCGCTCGGCCACGATTTGCGCGGCCCGCACCACGTCGTCGTCGTCAAATGGAGCCGGACGCAGACCGACGACGCGGTGGCGTCGGCCGCGGCCGGGACGGTGGGCGCGTTGCAGCTGCCGAGCCTGATCTCCCGGCGGGCCGGCAGCGTGGTGCTGCTCGCGCACGGGTCGCTGGACGGCGACGGTCTGCACCGGGCCCTGGCCGAGAAGCTCGGCGGGACGGCCGGAGCGATCGGGATCGGCGGCCGCTGCCGGGGGCCGACGGACGTCCCCCGCTCGTACTCCGAGGCGGTCCGGGCGGCCGACGTCCGGCGCGACTCCCGATCTCCCGATGGCGTGACCTCGTACGACCAGCTCGGGCTCTACCGGATCCTGGACACCGGGGCCGGTAGCGGCGCGGTCGAGGAGTTCGTGCAGGAGTGGCTGGGGGAGCTGCTGGCCTACGACCACCGCAAGAACACCGACCTCGTCCACACGCTCTCCCAGTACCTGGAGTGCGGCGGCAACTACGACGAGACCGCCGCCGCGCTCCTCATCCACCGCAGCACTCTGCGCTACCGGCTCGGCCGGATCCGTAAGATCGGTGGACACGATCTCAACGACGTCGACGACCGGCTGAACCTGCACGTAGCCACTCGAGCCTGGCAGGTGCTCCAGCGGCCGGAGTGA
- a CDS encoding DUF1345 domain-containing protein: MGESAILSARRAFVSLGAGAAVAAVAVVLGVPDVAPLAGWVVAATTILVWVWRTSWPQGEAGTKRLAEAEAHTRSTDTWVLLAAVASLAAVVWTLVRSSGQQDPQAVAAVILSVLAVLLSWALVNTVFALKYARLYYLDTDGGITFNQPDPPAYSDFAYLAFTIGMAFAMADNEPNTSEIRKVVLAHSLLSYAFGTGVLAVAINLVTNLGQS; this comes from the coding sequence ATGGGTGAGTCGGCAATTCTCTCGGCCCGGAGGGCCTTCGTGTCGTTAGGGGCCGGTGCGGCCGTGGCCGCCGTGGCGGTGGTTCTGGGCGTTCCGGACGTCGCCCCGCTGGCCGGCTGGGTGGTGGCCGCCACGACGATCCTGGTCTGGGTCTGGCGGACGAGCTGGCCGCAGGGCGAGGCCGGCACCAAGCGCCTGGCCGAAGCGGAGGCCCACACCCGCTCCACCGACACCTGGGTGCTGCTGGCCGCGGTGGCCAGCCTGGCCGCCGTGGTGTGGACGCTGGTGCGCTCGTCCGGCCAGCAGGATCCGCAGGCCGTCGCGGCGGTGATCCTGAGCGTGCTCGCGGTCCTCCTCTCCTGGGCGCTGGTGAACACGGTGTTCGCGCTGAAGTACGCCCGGCTCTACTACCTCGACACCGACGGTGGAATCACGTTCAACCAGCCCGACCCGCCGGCCTACAGCGACTTCGCCTACCTGGCGTTCACGATCGGGATGGCGTTCGCGATGGCCGACAACGAGCCGAACACCAGCGAGATCCGGAAGGTGGTGTTGGCCCACTCGCTGCTGTCGTACGCGTTCGGCACCGGCGTCCTCGCGGTCGCGATCAACCTGGTGACGAACCTCGGCCAGAGCTGA
- a CDS encoding DUF2267 domain-containing protein has product MTKEMEGDNRKRRALAREAREEGRSPSESGATLGSSKQREHIRTGRRDGPPPAGPHKPGPQAPVERGRPEDGEPATARDSGGGESATPDEGALRLRYREVVGGAAERAGVEFDDAKRAARAAIAVLAGVLGPADRRRLLAALPAELTDGPRFLAPTPPAAEADFVRALALLAGCEPEQALRRAQAVFAAINHEDPDLLRALDVPDGLDDLVLTFSG; this is encoded by the coding sequence ATGACCAAAGAAATGGAAGGCGACAACCGGAAGCGGCGCGCGCTCGCTCGCGAGGCGCGCGAGGAGGGCCGGAGCCCGAGCGAGAGCGGAGCGACGCTGGGCTCGTCCAAGCAGCGCGAGCACATCCGCACGGGCCGGCGGGACGGTCCGCCGCCGGCCGGCCCGCACAAGCCCGGGCCGCAGGCTCCGGTCGAGCGCGGCCGGCCCGAGGACGGCGAGCCCGCCACCGCGCGCGACTCCGGCGGCGGCGAATCCGCCACTCCGGACGAAGGGGCGCTGCGCCTGCGCTACCGCGAGGTGGTCGGTGGGGCCGCGGAGCGGGCCGGCGTGGAGTTCGACGACGCCAAGCGCGCGGCCCGGGCGGCGATCGCCGTGCTGGCCGGCGTACTCGGCCCGGCCGACCGGCGGCGCCTGCTGGCCGCCCTGCCGGCCGAGCTGACCGACGGGCCACGCTTCCTGGCGCCGACGCCGCCGGCCGCGGAGGCCGACTTCGTGCGGGCCCTGGCGCTGCTCGCCGGCTGCGAACCCGAGCAGGCCCTGCGCCGGGCCCAGGCGGTGTTCGCCGCGATCAACCACGAGGACCCCGACCTGCTGCGGGCGTTGGACGTACCGGACGGGCTCGACGACCTGGTGCTGACCTTCAGCGGGTGA
- a CDS encoding SRPBCC family protein: MSLGLGVAQLVAPNAVRRISGVDDSPTSRAVVPLVGARELVHAAGLLTSRRKGAWAWTRVMGDAMDLTALGVAISHRAGQRRRRLLGVTGAIVGITAVDLLTAVQATRSTATSGRGGPMELTATTTVRIPAPEVYTFWRDLQNLPTFMAHLEEVRTTGDRTSHWTAGAPFGQNVEWDAEIVDEAAGERIAWRSTGDADVPNAGTVRFVPAPDGVSTEVHVVLTYDIPGGPVGKAVAKYFGEEPHQQLDDDLRRLKQVLETGEVVRSDGAPWGKRARKEFPQRPAQPLSDDELAKGADA, encoded by the coding sequence ATGAGCCTCGGCTTGGGCGTGGCCCAGCTGGTGGCCCCGAACGCGGTCCGCCGGATCAGCGGCGTCGACGATTCCCCGACGTCGCGGGCGGTCGTCCCGCTGGTCGGCGCGCGGGAGCTGGTGCACGCGGCCGGGCTCCTGACGAGCCGGCGCAAGGGCGCCTGGGCCTGGACCCGGGTGATGGGCGACGCGATGGACCTGACCGCGCTCGGCGTGGCCATCTCCCACCGCGCCGGCCAGCGTCGCCGCCGGCTCCTGGGCGTCACCGGGGCCATCGTCGGCATCACGGCGGTGGACCTGCTGACCGCCGTGCAGGCCACCCGAAGCACAGCAACCTCAGGCCGAGGAGGACCCATGGAACTGACCGCCACCACGACCGTCCGCATACCCGCGCCCGAGGTCTATACGTTCTGGCGCGACCTGCAGAACCTCCCGACGTTCATGGCGCACCTGGAGGAGGTCCGCACCACCGGTGACCGGACGAGCCACTGGACCGCGGGTGCGCCGTTCGGTCAGAACGTCGAGTGGGACGCCGAGATCGTCGACGAAGCGGCCGGCGAGAGGATCGCCTGGCGGTCGACCGGGGACGCCGACGTCCCGAACGCGGGCACGGTCCGGTTCGTCCCGGCTCCGGACGGGGTGAGCACCGAGGTGCACGTCGTCCTGACCTACGACATCCCGGGCGGCCCGGTCGGCAAGGCCGTCGCCAAGTACTTCGGCGAGGAGCCGCACCAGCAGCTCGACGACGACCTGCGCCGGTTGAAGCAGGTGCTGGAGACCGGCGAGGTGGTCCGGTCCGACGGAGCTCCGTGGGGCAAGCGGGCCCGCAAGGAGTTCCCGCAGCGTCCGGCCCAACCGCTGTCGGACGACGAACTCGCGAAGGGAGCGGACGCATGA
- a CDS encoding alpha-amylase family protein, with the protein MPGRWYRNAVIYSVDVRLFQDSDGDGIGDFPGLTDRLDYLSRLGVNTIWLNPVHPSPGVDGGYDIVDYYAIDPCLGDLGDFALFLAEADERGLRVLMDLVVNHTSDQHPWFRAAREDPASEYRDWYVWSETEPPDRWSGQVFPGVEKETWTFDERAGAWYRHRFYRTEPDLNTDNPAVRREIGKIAEFWLRLGVAGFRIDAAPFLIETGRQRRPDYRFLRDLRERVSWRTGDAVLLAEANVADAELLEYFGSADGTSSRTTMLFAFRLNQAMMLALARRDPQPIRDTLAALPDLPDHAQWATFLRNHDEVDLGGLSDSERADVFAEFGPEPDMQLYDRGIRRRLAPMLGGDRRRIELAYSLQLTMAGTPVLRYGDEIGMGEDLRLPERRAIRTPMQWDGGPGAGFSGAPAERVITPVIDVGDYGYQHVNVTDQRLDETSMLSWFERILHTLRECPEIGAGEHEVLTTGQPGVLVHRADLDDTTTVFLHNLDDVPCCLDLHDSLTGRHRPLNLFGDSDYGRDIDLGALALNGYGYRWIRLTR; encoded by the coding sequence ATGCCCGGACGGTGGTACCGCAACGCGGTCATCTACTCGGTGGACGTCCGGCTCTTCCAGGACTCCGACGGCGACGGCATCGGAGACTTCCCCGGTCTGACCGATCGCCTGGACTATCTGTCCCGTCTGGGCGTCAACACGATCTGGCTCAACCCCGTGCACCCGTCGCCGGGCGTCGACGGTGGCTACGACATCGTCGACTACTACGCGATCGACCCGTGCCTGGGCGACCTCGGCGACTTCGCCCTGTTCCTGGCCGAGGCCGACGAGCGGGGGCTGCGCGTCCTGATGGACCTGGTGGTCAACCACACCAGCGACCAGCATCCCTGGTTCCGCGCGGCCCGGGAGGACCCGGCGTCGGAGTACCGCGACTGGTACGTCTGGTCCGAGACCGAGCCTCCCGACCGCTGGAGCGGTCAGGTCTTCCCCGGCGTCGAGAAGGAGACGTGGACGTTCGACGAACGGGCCGGGGCCTGGTACCGGCACCGGTTCTACCGGACCGAACCCGACCTCAACACCGACAACCCGGCGGTGCGCCGGGAGATCGGGAAGATCGCCGAGTTCTGGTTACGGCTCGGGGTCGCCGGGTTCCGGATCGACGCCGCGCCGTTCCTGATCGAAACCGGCAGGCAGCGCCGGCCCGACTACCGGTTCCTGCGCGACCTGCGTGAGCGGGTGTCCTGGCGGACCGGCGACGCCGTGCTGCTGGCCGAGGCCAACGTCGCCGACGCCGAGCTGCTCGAGTACTTCGGCAGCGCCGACGGCACCTCCAGCCGGACGACGATGCTGTTCGCGTTCCGGCTCAACCAGGCGATGATGCTCGCGCTGGCCCGACGCGATCCGCAGCCGATCCGGGACACGCTGGCGGCGCTGCCCGATCTTCCCGACCACGCGCAGTGGGCGACGTTCCTGCGCAACCACGACGAGGTGGACCTCGGCGGCCTGAGCGACTCCGAGCGCGCCGACGTGTTCGCCGAGTTCGGGCCGGAGCCCGACATGCAGCTCTACGACCGGGGCATCCGCCGTCGACTGGCGCCGATGCTGGGCGGCGACCGCCGGCGCATCGAGCTCGCCTACAGCCTCCAGCTGACGATGGCCGGCACGCCGGTGCTGCGCTACGGCGACGAGATCGGCATGGGCGAGGACCTGCGCCTCCCGGAGCGACGGGCGATCCGGACGCCGATGCAGTGGGACGGTGGCCCCGGTGCGGGATTCTCCGGCGCGCCGGCCGAGCGGGTGATCACGCCGGTGATCGACGTCGGCGACTACGGCTACCAGCACGTCAACGTCACCGATCAGCGTCTCGACGAGACCAGCATGCTGTCGTGGTTCGAGCGGATACTGCACACTCTGCGCGAATGCCCGGAGATCGGCGCCGGCGAGCACGAGGTCCTCACCACCGGGCAGCCGGGCGTGCTCGTCCACCGGGCCGACCTGGACGACACGACGACGGTCTTCCTCCACAACCTCGACGACGTGCCGTGCTGCCTGGACCTCCACGACTCGCTGACCGGTCGGCACCGTCCGCTCAACCTGTTCGGCGACAGCGACTACGGCCGGGACATCGACCTGGGGGCGCTCGCGCTGAACGGGTACGGCTACCGCTGGATCCGCCTCACCCGCTGA
- a CDS encoding SAM-dependent methyltransferase: MTPDAIRTDVAHSARMYDFLLGGKDNFEVDRQAVAQLLVASPQIRDLARDNRRFLRRAVRYLAGERGIRQFLDIGTGLPTSLNLHEVAQGVAPEAHVVYVDNDPLVLVHARALLASAPEGRTAYVEADLREPATILGAAELRDTLDLDRPIALSLLAILHFFTAEADPYGIVATLVDALPSGSALVISHATSDFLTEEMRRTAEIYQRQGIAGTARSHDEVLRFFDGLGLVDPGLVLVNDWRPDGESAPDAPRGIYGGVAFKP; the protein is encoded by the coding sequence ATGACCCCCGACGCGATCCGCACCGACGTGGCGCACTCCGCCCGGATGTACGACTTCCTGCTCGGCGGCAAGGACAACTTCGAGGTCGACCGGCAGGCCGTCGCGCAGCTGCTCGTCGCGTCTCCGCAGATCCGCGACCTGGCCCGGGACAACCGGCGGTTCCTCCGCCGGGCCGTGCGGTACCTGGCCGGCGAGCGGGGCATCCGGCAGTTCCTCGACATCGGCACCGGCCTGCCGACCTCGCTCAACCTCCACGAGGTCGCCCAGGGCGTCGCCCCCGAGGCGCACGTCGTGTACGTCGACAACGACCCGCTGGTCCTCGTCCACGCCCGGGCCCTGCTGGCCAGCGCGCCGGAGGGCCGCACCGCCTACGTCGAGGCCGACCTGCGGGAGCCCGCCACGATCCTCGGCGCGGCCGAGCTGCGCGACACGCTCGACCTCGACCGGCCGATCGCGCTGAGCCTCCTGGCCATCCTGCACTTCTTCACCGCCGAGGCCGACCCCTACGGGATCGTCGCCACGCTCGTCGACGCGCTCCCGTCCGGCAGCGCGCTGGTCATCAGCCACGCCACCTCGGACTTCCTCACCGAGGAGATGCGCCGCACGGCCGAGATCTACCAGCGTCAGGGCATCGCGGGCACGGCCCGCTCCCACGACGAGGTGCTGCGTTTCTTCGACGGTCTGGGGCTGGTCGATCCCGGGCTGGTCCTGGTCAACGACTGGCGGCCCGACGGCGAGTCCGCCCCCGACGCGCCCCGCGGCATCTACGGCGGGGTCGCGTTCAAGCCGTAG
- a CDS encoding zinc-dependent alcohol dehydrogenase: MRANTWAGRNKVEVRDVPDPKLLNRRDAIVRITSTAICGSDLHLVDGYVPTMQDGDVMGHEFMGEVVEVGSDVPGDRLRVGDRVVVPFPIACGACGACAAELYSCCENTNPNAGIAEKMFGHPVAGIFGYSHLTGGFAGGQAQYARVPFADVGPLKIESDLTDEQVLFLSDILPTGYMGAEMCDIQPSDVVAVWGAGPVGQFAMDSARVLGAAEVIAIDKEPYRLEMAERAGHTPVNFDEVDVRSRLLELTGGRGPDKCIDAVGLEATHGSAHIAAFDRVKQAVRSESDRPHALRQAILSCRSGGVVSVIGVYGGLVDKFPAGAWMNRALTLRTGQCHVQRYMEPLLRRIEAGEIDPTRIITHTLPLDEAERGFELFKNKQDNCEKVVLKP, translated from the coding sequence ATGAGGGCGAACACCTGGGCCGGCCGGAACAAGGTCGAGGTCCGTGACGTACCGGATCCGAAGCTGCTGAACCGCCGCGACGCGATCGTGCGGATCACCTCCACCGCGATCTGCGGCTCCGACCTGCATCTGGTCGACGGCTACGTGCCGACGATGCAGGACGGCGACGTGATGGGGCACGAGTTCATGGGCGAGGTGGTCGAGGTCGGGTCCGACGTGCCCGGGGACCGGCTGCGGGTCGGCGACCGGGTCGTCGTGCCGTTCCCGATCGCCTGCGGCGCGTGCGGGGCGTGCGCGGCCGAGCTGTACTCGTGCTGCGAGAACACCAACCCCAACGCCGGGATCGCGGAGAAGATGTTCGGTCACCCGGTCGCCGGCATCTTCGGCTACTCGCACCTGACCGGCGGCTTCGCCGGTGGTCAGGCCCAGTACGCGCGGGTGCCGTTCGCCGACGTCGGCCCGCTGAAGATCGAGTCCGACCTCACCGACGAGCAGGTCCTGTTCCTCTCCGACATCCTGCCCACGGGTTACATGGGGGCGGAGATGTGCGACATCCAGCCCAGCGACGTCGTGGCGGTGTGGGGCGCCGGTCCGGTGGGCCAGTTCGCGATGGACAGCGCCCGGGTGCTGGGCGCCGCGGAGGTCATCGCGATCGACAAGGAGCCCTACCGGCTGGAGATGGCCGAGCGGGCCGGGCACACCCCGGTGAACTTCGACGAGGTCGACGTGCGGTCCCGGCTGCTGGAGCTGACCGGTGGGCGCGGGCCGGACAAGTGCATCGACGCGGTCGGCCTGGAGGCCACCCACGGCAGCGCGCACATCGCCGCGTTCGACCGGGTCAAGCAGGCCGTGCGGTCGGAGAGCGATCGTCCGCACGCGCTGCGCCAGGCGATCCTGTCGTGCCGCAGCGGCGGTGTCGTCTCGGTGATCGGCGTGTACGGCGGCCTGGTCGACAAGTTCCCGGCCGGGGCCTGGATGAACCGGGCCCTGACCCTGCGCACCGGGCAGTGCCACGTGCAGCGGTACATGGAGCCGCTGCTGCGGCGCATCGAGGCCGGGGAGATCGATCCGACCCGGATCATCACCCACACTCTCCCGCTCGACGAGGCCGAACGGGGCTTCGAGCTGTTCAAGAACAAGCAGGACAACTGCGAGAAGGTCGTCCTCAAGCCCTGA
- a CDS encoding MEDS domain-containing protein: protein MPETTMAATLGGVSLDAGDHLCVFYRGQEERDRLLLPFLAEGLRAGHAVLYLGREGEKDTIAARLGGRGNLEIGEPEDGHLRDGRYSPEDLFERLDDWVARTLSSGAAPFGRTAGDMSWASRLMSPGLVPELVGEEIAVTRWLRQYPLVVLCLYDLDLFGGELIIPMVKAHPKVWMAGTLVENPYYLRSTESVVRR from the coding sequence GTGCCGGAGACGACCATGGCCGCGACGCTCGGCGGGGTGTCGCTCGACGCCGGTGACCACCTCTGCGTCTTCTACCGGGGGCAGGAAGAGCGCGACCGGTTGCTGCTCCCGTTCCTCGCCGAGGGGCTGCGGGCCGGTCACGCGGTGCTCTACCTCGGTCGGGAGGGCGAGAAGGACACGATCGCGGCGCGGCTCGGCGGGCGCGGCAACCTCGAAATCGGCGAGCCGGAAGACGGGCACCTGCGCGACGGCCGGTACTCCCCGGAAGACCTGTTCGAGCGTCTCGACGACTGGGTCGCGCGCACTCTGTCGTCCGGGGCCGCGCCGTTCGGCCGAACCGCCGGCGACATGAGCTGGGCGAGCCGGCTGATGTCGCCGGGGCTGGTGCCGGAGCTGGTCGGCGAGGAGATCGCGGTCACCCGCTGGCTGCGTCAGTACCCCCTGGTCGTGCTGTGCCTGTACGACCTCGATCTGTTCGGCGGCGAGCTGATCATCCCGATGGTCAAGGCCCATCCGAAGGTCTGGATGGCCGGCACGCTGGTCGAGAACCCCTACTACCTGCGGTCGACCGAGAGCGTGGTCCGTCGCTGA
- a CDS encoding STAS domain-containing protein has protein sequence MLVRVARTDRDHRIDLLGELDREGAVELRRCVRHLETAIGDRAVLGCAGLSFVDARGLTGLVDARAYLGGNGVSLGLAEPTPLLCRMLAATRLTGILPIVF, from the coding sequence ATGCTAGTACGAGTCGCGCGGACCGATCGCGATCACCGCATCGACCTCCTCGGCGAGCTCGACCGGGAGGGAGCGGTCGAGCTGCGGCGCTGCGTCCGGCACCTGGAGACGGCCATCGGTGACCGTGCCGTCCTCGGCTGCGCCGGCCTGTCGTTCGTCGACGCCCGAGGGCTGACCGGGCTGGTGGACGCGCGGGCGTACCTGGGCGGTAACGGTGTCTCCCTCGGGCTCGCGGAGCCCACGCCGCTGCTGTGCCGGATGCTCGCCGCGACCCGGCTGACCGGGATCCTGCCGATCGTGTTCTGA
- a CDS encoding SigB/SigF/SigG family RNA polymerase sigma factor, whose product MSPGVLEIDRPPDSEPRYDDYATVEGLFRRLTALPADDPRRAGVREDLVVVHLPLADHIACRYARRGVEFDDLVQISRVGLISAIDRFDPDRGSPFLAFAVPTMMGEIRRYFRDRRWAVRVPRRIKELYLLVHAARRDLAQRDDHAPSTGDLASYLNLSEEEVIEGLDAGVAFSAVSLETPVRPQEGAARLADTLGDDDRALEAVDNHESLIPLLEGVPSRERYVLHLRFVFDKTQAEIAEEIGVSQMQVSRLLSATLSRLREGLLVEE is encoded by the coding sequence GTGTCCCCCGGCGTCCTCGAAATTGACCGCCCGCCCGATTCCGAACCCCGCTACGACGACTACGCGACCGTCGAAGGGCTGTTCCGGCGTCTGACCGCGCTGCCGGCCGACGATCCGCGGCGCGCCGGGGTGCGTGAAGACCTGGTCGTCGTCCACCTGCCGCTCGCCGACCACATCGCCTGCCGGTACGCGCGGCGCGGGGTGGAGTTCGACGATCTCGTCCAGATCTCTCGAGTGGGGCTGATCTCGGCCATCGACCGGTTCGACCCGGACCGCGGCTCCCCGTTTCTCGCGTTCGCCGTGCCGACGATGATGGGCGAGATCCGGCGGTACTTCCGGGACCGCCGATGGGCCGTCCGGGTGCCCCGGCGGATCAAGGAGCTGTACCTCCTGGTGCACGCGGCCCGGCGGGACCTGGCCCAGCGGGACGACCACGCCCCGAGCACCGGCGATCTGGCCTCCTACCTGAACCTCAGCGAGGAGGAGGTGATCGAGGGGCTCGACGCGGGCGTGGCCTTCTCGGCGGTCTCGCTGGAGACCCCGGTCCGCCCGCAGGAGGGCGCGGCCCGGCTGGCCGACACGCTCGGCGACGACGACCGGGCGCTGGAGGCGGTCGACAACCACGAGTCGCTGATCCCGCTGCTCGAGGGCGTGCCGTCCCGCGAGCGGTACGTGCTGCACCTGCGGTTCGTGTTCGACAAGACGCAGGCCGAGATCGCCGAGGAGATCGGCGTCTCGCAGATGCAGGTGTCCCGGTTGCTCTCGGCGACGCTGAGCCGGCTCCGCGAGGGCCTGCTCGTGGAGGAGTGA
- a CDS encoding SDR family NAD(P)-dependent oxidoreductase, whose protein sequence is MAGRTIADKTVLVTGANRGLGYALVTEALRRGAGTVYAGMRHPVPHADPRVAAVPLDVTDPADVAAAAARIDALDVLVNNAGLCLPDRLDGRETLEDHLAVNLFGLLAVSTAFIPHLSRAAGSIVNVLSLGAIAPVPVMPSYAVSKAAAASLTQSQRALLLAAGVSVHGVYAGPIDTDMVRDLDLPKASPAEVAAAILDGYEAGAEDIFPDALSAGAASGWDAGPVKTLERTNLAMFAAGV, encoded by the coding sequence ATGGCCGGCCGCACCATCGCCGACAAGACCGTCCTCGTCACCGGAGCGAATCGCGGGCTGGGATACGCCCTCGTGACCGAGGCGCTGCGCCGCGGGGCGGGCACGGTCTACGCGGGCATGCGCCATCCGGTGCCCCACGCCGACCCGCGCGTCGCCGCCGTTCCGCTCGACGTCACCGACCCGGCCGACGTCGCCGCGGCGGCCGCGCGGATCGACGCGCTCGACGTCCTCGTCAACAACGCCGGCCTCTGCCTGCCCGACCGGCTCGACGGCCGGGAGACGCTCGAGGACCACCTCGCCGTCAACCTCTTCGGGCTGCTCGCGGTCAGCACCGCGTTCATTCCGCACCTCAGCCGGGCCGCCGGGTCGATCGTGAACGTGCTGTCGCTCGGGGCCATCGCGCCGGTGCCGGTCATGCCGTCCTACGCGGTGTCGAAGGCCGCCGCCGCCTCGCTCACCCAGTCGCAGCGCGCGCTGCTGCTGGCCGCCGGCGTCTCCGTGCACGGCGTCTACGCCGGACCGATCGACACCGACATGGTCCGGGACCTCGACCTCCCCAAGGCCTCCCCGGCCGAGGTCGCGGCGGCGATCCTGGACGGATACGAGGCCGGAGCCGAAGACATCTTCCCCGACGCCCTGTCCGCGGGCGCGGCCAGCGGATGGGACGCCGGGCCGGTCAAGACCCTGGAGCGGACCAACCTGGCGATGTTCGCGGCCGGCGTCTGA